One part of the Terrimicrobium sacchariphilum genome encodes these proteins:
- a CDS encoding LamG-like jellyroll fold domain-containing protein, with translation MKAPCIFLRAILLVLLATSDPLWSYTQAHLQTAQDGTIETIPLEATVQETPPQIRIKTYAPGTFTIYRKSPSAQDWGTPVASGVSLSAESVWTDASVTVGTLYEYRFVNTAATSLSYILPTGYILCGIKVDGTQSRGRMAVLVASDVPAALPTEFAQYRADLAADGWTVHEIGVPRAANYTGLGNGTILTLKVNSGGTGYTNGAYVRLTNGSGRIARGKITTSSGAITAISIPNGGGGAGFSVNETLTVSGGSNTGTGATLIGHVNLSQQVLKYPADSAGGTGYTSGESVTLTGVTSGRTAQASIYTLSSDAIYWLIISSSQTGFLQGERLIMSGNTTGSGVGVILVDTVDEQGKLTKAGLYPAGLGYINGEAVTITGKSSGKKAQGSLLTNAEGVILSIDIISSEAGFLAGESLAISGTTAGSGMGAFTAAVGGPLASVEVVTGGSGYSDGNVVTFDTGTTRAQGVLHTTNGVITSVTVTAGGTGFSDGGYVYPLGLMSTSGGATATVLTVDNSGTGRKVNVTSGGSGYRDNDRVTISGAGGTITGSIIAPAGTITGISAVLPGTFAAGETLTITPSSGGSGATASADATLTSCHLLIRSAIQAVNTAYPGELKNLAIIGKVPVCRSGLNDGAGADGHGNVAPYGTDAFYADMDGVIGTDWTDINDNPTYSATANVPGDGQFDQEKISQVGGGGRVELGFGRIDLSLGIQTETEALRTYFNKLHRYKTAAADFRPGRRVADRWMYPNEREAELQSMPGVVGMANVEFTTNAMLPVVKSGQDADQLYTTQNGPYLFYFKGSNSPASGVGGRAVFWTGMQSHWGYWYESSLLTSGSNLMQKALAEDSYTLSYTWNIWGLRYIYHRLGMGLDAGDMMRQSINNRGWTLGGTYTYKFYNQNNGDYHGSLYMNHMGDPALRLFMFEPPSALSVVKTGGVPVLTWTASPDAGVIGYHIYRASHAGAPFTRLTSVPVPGTTYTDASATSGSAIYMVRAVRLETTGGGTFYNASLGITQVVNLDVAPSPVAITTSAISPLSWNTPVSLTLSATSGVPQYTWTLDSGTLPAGLALSPTGVISGTPAMPGVYAFAVRVTDQINQTAARTYSVTVTSNSANVLYPEATTYTDKARPTTSFGTDEASYISGVAANQYETFQRYDLSGLARNNSFVRATLYLYVTSGTTSGTVANVQANLIADAQDGWIDRGISQPFTGAASNGSGKSRITCPNHGFANGIQVSLAGLTGTGAPSSGPYVITVVDADHFDLLTVPFGSWTYDPALAYVSTASMTYNTRPTSYNTTVPTIAGAGVNTPGTLLRFDVTPYVRETLANDPLKKLSLRFFTATPQTVAVGSANAYGDARPYIVLETTDGPDIAVNRPTASPAYISLGAGLLLDTTVTPLAGRSGALSLAWTKLSGPGTVTFSRPTSAATAASFSAIGEYVVRLTASDGVASAYRDFTVRVIDRPVTGPVDSSLLLYLPFDEGTGTTAADIMTPGGKATFTGGALWSSSGRIGNAAAFAGTGQYAVVPDSATKPLDGMQQLTVSLWINQKVSETDSATYRTVVSKSNGQYSPIVYEIKLRGGAGGKNTVYVSVNGSRPTFYGATQIGTNEWNHLVLVFDGTQASDNVRYYLNGNPERFFTISGATSVARNAACNLYVGAHDSGDTKTFNGIIDEVRVYNRALSGDEIRDLAQAVPSRIGPAVSVSGPISGTTGSALPVTGTASSTAGPVTLQWSAPQASAAATFANPAAASTTVSFNQPGTYTVRLTADDGSISTWAETSASITPAPGMSSWLQQHFGTTDATGSRAPTANPAGDGLANLMKYALGLDPNTAYSAADAGLALGQTTVSGQEYLTYTFTGTAADVTYIVEAANGLGEPWTTIYSHSGSAPGTVTVNDTQPIQAATKRFLRLRVVKP, from the coding sequence ATGAAAGCTCCCTGTATTTTTCTCCGGGCCATTCTGCTGGTCCTGCTCGCAACATCCGATCCCCTCTGGTCCTACACGCAGGCACACCTGCAAACGGCCCAGGATGGCACGATCGAGACGATCCCGCTGGAGGCGACCGTGCAGGAGACGCCGCCGCAGATCCGGATCAAGACCTACGCGCCGGGCACCTTCACCATCTATCGCAAGTCGCCCTCCGCGCAGGACTGGGGCACGCCGGTGGCCTCGGGCGTTTCACTCTCGGCGGAGAGCGTGTGGACGGATGCCTCCGTCACTGTCGGCACGCTTTACGAATATCGCTTCGTCAACACAGCCGCCACCTCGCTCAGCTACATCCTCCCCACCGGCTACATCCTTTGCGGGATCAAGGTGGACGGCACGCAGTCGCGCGGCCGCATGGCCGTGCTCGTCGCCTCCGACGTCCCGGCCGCGTTGCCGACCGAGTTTGCCCAGTACAGGGCCGATCTGGCGGCCGACGGGTGGACGGTGCATGAGATCGGAGTGCCTCGCGCGGCAAACTACACCGGCCTCGGCAATGGCACGATCCTGACTCTCAAGGTGAACTCCGGCGGAACCGGCTATACAAATGGCGCTTACGTCCGGCTGACCAATGGCTCGGGCAGGATCGCGCGCGGCAAGATCACCACCTCGAGCGGCGCGATCACCGCCATCAGCATCCCCAATGGCGGCGGCGGCGCAGGGTTCTCCGTCAACGAGACGCTCACGGTCTCGGGAGGTTCCAACACCGGGACGGGGGCCACCCTCATCGGTCATGTGAATCTGTCGCAGCAGGTCCTCAAGTACCCCGCCGACAGCGCTGGCGGCACCGGCTATACCTCGGGCGAGAGCGTCACGCTCACCGGCGTGACCAGCGGCCGGACCGCGCAGGCCAGCATCTACACCCTTTCGTCGGATGCGATCTACTGGCTCATCATCAGCTCCAGCCAGACCGGGTTCCTCCAGGGGGAACGTCTCATCATGTCGGGCAACACGACGGGCTCCGGCGTGGGCGTGATCCTGGTGGATACCGTGGACGAGCAGGGAAAGCTGACCAAGGCGGGCCTCTACCCCGCAGGCCTCGGCTACATCAATGGAGAGGCCGTCACCATCACGGGCAAGAGCAGCGGCAAAAAAGCCCAGGGCTCCCTGCTAACGAACGCCGAGGGGGTGATCCTCTCCATCGATATTATCTCCAGCGAGGCGGGATTCCTCGCGGGCGAGTCCCTCGCGATCTCGGGAACCACCGCAGGCTCTGGCATGGGGGCATTCACCGCCGCAGTCGGCGGGCCGCTGGCCTCGGTCGAGGTCGTCACCGGCGGCTCGGGATACTCCGATGGCAATGTGGTGACGTTTGATACCGGGACCACCCGAGCCCAGGGCGTCCTCCACACGACCAATGGCGTCATCACCTCGGTCACCGTCACCGCGGGCGGCACCGGCTTCAGCGATGGCGGCTACGTTTACCCCCTCGGGCTGATGTCCACCTCCGGCGGCGCGACGGCCACCGTGCTGACCGTGGACAACTCCGGCACGGGGCGAAAGGTGAACGTCACCTCCGGCGGCTCCGGCTACCGCGACAACGACCGCGTGACCATCTCCGGAGCTGGCGGGACCATCACCGGCTCGATCATTGCGCCCGCAGGCACGATCACCGGCATTTCCGCCGTCCTGCCCGGCACCTTCGCGGCCGGGGAGACGCTCACCATCACGCCCTCCTCGGGCGGCAGCGGAGCCACCGCCAGCGCGGACGCCACGCTGACGAGCTGCCACCTGCTCATTCGCAGCGCCATCCAGGCGGTGAATACCGCCTACCCCGGTGAGCTGAAAAATCTCGCCATCATCGGCAAGGTGCCGGTCTGCCGCAGCGGACTCAACGACGGAGCCGGAGCCGATGGCCACGGCAACGTAGCGCCCTACGGCACCGATGCCTTCTACGCCGACATGGATGGCGTGATCGGCACGGACTGGACCGATATCAACGACAACCCGACCTACAGCGCCACCGCGAATGTTCCCGGCGACGGCCAGTTTGACCAGGAGAAGATCTCGCAAGTCGGCGGCGGCGGCCGCGTGGAGCTGGGCTTTGGACGTATCGACCTCTCCCTCGGCATCCAGACCGAGACCGAGGCGCTGCGGACGTATTTCAACAAGCTCCACCGCTACAAGACGGCTGCGGCGGACTTCCGCCCCGGTCGCCGCGTGGCGGACCGCTGGATGTACCCCAACGAACGCGAGGCCGAGTTGCAATCCATGCCCGGCGTCGTCGGCATGGCCAATGTGGAGTTTACCACCAACGCGATGCTGCCCGTCGTGAAAAGCGGGCAGGATGCCGATCAGCTCTACACCACGCAAAACGGCCCGTACCTTTTCTATTTCAAAGGCAGCAACAGTCCGGCCAGCGGCGTCGGCGGACGGGCGGTTTTCTGGACCGGCATGCAAAGCCATTGGGGCTACTGGTACGAGTCCAGCCTGCTCACCTCGGGGTCCAACCTCATGCAAAAAGCGCTGGCCGAGGACAGCTACACCCTCAGCTATACCTGGAACATCTGGGGCCTGCGCTACATCTACCATCGCCTGGGCATGGGCCTCGACGCGGGCGACATGATGCGCCAGAGCATCAACAACCGTGGGTGGACCCTGGGAGGCACCTACACCTACAAGTTTTATAACCAGAACAACGGCGACTACCACGGCTCGCTCTACATGAACCACATGGGCGATCCCGCGCTGCGGCTCTTCATGTTTGAACCGCCCTCGGCGCTCAGCGTGGTCAAAACCGGCGGCGTGCCCGTTCTCACCTGGACAGCCTCGCCCGACGCGGGCGTGATCGGGTACCACATCTATCGCGCGTCGCATGCGGGTGCTCCGTTCACCCGGCTCACCTCCGTCCCGGTGCCGGGCACGACGTACACCGATGCGTCGGCCACCTCCGGCAGTGCCATTTACATGGTGCGCGCCGTCCGACTCGAAACCACCGGCGGCGGGACCTTTTACAATGCCAGCCTCGGCATTACCCAGGTCGTCAATCTCGATGTCGCACCGTCACCAGTCGCGATCACCACCTCCGCGATTTCCCCGCTCAGTTGGAACACTCCCGTCTCCCTCACGCTCTCCGCGACCTCCGGCGTGCCGCAATACACCTGGACTCTCGACTCCGGCACCCTGCCCGCCGGGCTCGCACTTTCCCCGACGGGCGTGATTTCCGGCACTCCCGCCATGCCGGGCGTCTACGCCTTCGCCGTCCGTGTGACCGACCAGATCAACCAGACCGCCGCCCGCACCTACTCCGTCACGGTCACGTCCAACAGCGCCAATGTCCTCTACCCCGAGGCGACCACGTACACGGACAAGGCCCGGCCCACCACGTCCTTTGGCACCGACGAGGCCAGCTATATCTCCGGCGTCGCCGCCAACCAGTACGAGACCTTCCAGCGCTACGATCTTTCGGGCCTCGCGCGGAACAACAGCTTTGTCCGCGCCACCCTGTACCTCTACGTGACGAGCGGCACGACGTCCGGCACCGTCGCCAACGTCCAGGCCAATCTGATCGCCGACGCGCAGGATGGGTGGATCGATCGCGGCATCTCGCAGCCCTTCACCGGGGCGGCCAGCAACGGCTCCGGCAAGTCTCGTATTACCTGCCCCAACCATGGCTTTGCCAACGGCATCCAGGTTTCCCTCGCGGGCCTGACCGGCACGGGCGCGCCCTCCTCGGGACCCTATGTGATCACGGTGGTGGATGCGGACCATTTCGATCTGCTCACGGTTCCCTTCGGATCGTGGACCTATGATCCCGCCCTCGCCTACGTCTCGACGGCGAGCATGACGTACAACACACGCCCCACCTCCTACAACACCACCGTGCCCACGATCGCCGGCGCGGGGGTGAACACACCCGGCACGCTCCTGAGGTTCGACGTCACTCCGTACGTTCGCGAGACGCTCGCCAATGATCCGCTCAAGAAGCTCAGCCTGCGCTTCTTTACCGCCACCCCGCAAACCGTCGCCGTCGGCTCGGCCAATGCGTACGGCGACGCGCGGCCTTACATCGTCCTGGAAACCACCGACGGCCCCGACATCGCGGTCAACCGGCCCACGGCCAGCCCGGCGTACATTTCCCTCGGCGCGGGCCTGCTGCTCGACACGACCGTGACGCCGCTGGCGGGACGCAGCGGCGCTCTCTCCCTCGCCTGGACGAAACTCTCGGGCCCGGGCACGGTCACCTTCTCGCGCCCGACCTCGGCAGCGACGGCAGCCTCGTTCTCCGCCATCGGCGAATATGTCGTCCGCCTGACCGCGAGTGACGGCGTGGCCTCGGCCTACCGCGACTTCACGGTCCGCGTCATCGACCGGCCCGTCACCGGTCCCGTCGACAGCAGCCTGCTTCTTTACCTGCCCTTTGATGAGGGAACCGGCACCACGGCGGCGGACATCATGACACCCGGCGGCAAGGCCACCTTCACCGGAGGAGCCCTTTGGTCCAGCTCCGGACGCATCGGCAACGCGGCGGCCTTCGCCGGGACGGGGCAATACGCGGTCGTTCCCGACTCCGCGACGAAGCCGCTCGACGGCATGCAGCAGCTCACGGTGTCGCTTTGGATCAACCAAAAGGTTTCGGAGACCGACAGCGCCACCTACCGCACCGTCGTCTCCAAGAGCAACGGCCAATACAGCCCGATCGTCTACGAGATCAAGCTGCGCGGCGGAGCGGGCGGGAAGAACACCGTCTACGTGAGCGTGAACGGCTCGCGGCCCACCTTTTACGGCGCGACCCAGATCGGAACGAATGAGTGGAACCACCTCGTGCTCGTCTTTGACGGCACCCAGGCGTCGGACAACGTCAGGTACTACCTGAACGGCAACCCGGAGCGGTTTTTCACCATCTCCGGCGCCACCAGCGTAGCCCGCAACGCCGCCTGCAACCTCTACGTCGGAGCCCATGACAGCGGGGATACGAAGACCTTCAATGGCATCATCGACGAGGTGCGGGTCTACAACCGCGCTCTCTCGGGCGATGAAATCCGCGATCTGGCCCAGGCCGTTCCGAGCCGCATCGGCCCCGCCGTCAGCGTGAGCGGACCCATCTCCGGCACCACCGGCAGCGCCCTGCCCGTGACGGGCACAGCCAGCAGCACCGCCGGGCCGGTCACGCTGCAATGGAGCGCCCCGCAGGCCTCCGCAGCCGCCACCTTTGCCAACCCGGCGGCAGCCTCGACGACAGTGAGTTTCAACCAGCCCGGGACCTACACCGTGCGACTTACCGCCGACGATGGCAGCATCTCGACCTGGGCTGAAACCAGCGCATCCATCACCCCCGCGCCCGGCATGTCCTCGTGGCTGCAGCAGCACTTTGGCACCACCGATGCCACCGGCTCACGCGCCCCGACGGCCAACCCGGCAGGCGATGGCCTGGCAAACCTGATGAAATACGCCCTGGGTCTCGATCCTAATACCGCCTACTCCGCAGCCGACGCGGGACTCGCTCTCGGCCAGACGACCGTCTCGGGCCAGGAGTATCTCACCTACACCTTCACCGGCACCGCCGCCGATGTGACCTACATCGTCGAGGCGGCAAACGGTCTCGGCGAGCCGTGGACCACCATCTACTCACACAGCGGCTCGGCCCCGGGCACCGTGACCGTGAATGACACCCAGCCGATCCAGGCCGCGACCAAGCGCTTCCTGCGCCTCCGCGTCGTCAAGCCCTGA
- a CDS encoding PEP-CTERM sorting domain-containing protein (PEP-CTERM proteins occur, often in large numbers, in the proteomes of bacteria that also encode an exosortase, a predicted intramembrane cysteine proteinase. The presence of a PEP-CTERM domain at a protein's C-terminus predicts cleavage within the sorting domain, followed by covalent anchoring to some some component of the (usually Gram-negative) cell surface. Many PEP-CTERM proteins exhibit an unusual sequence composition that includes large numbers of potential glycosylation sites. Expression of one such protein has been shown restore the ability of a bacterium to form floc, a type of biofilm.) — MKSAKIALAFLLAFACVSSAQVLVSLGSSGFTVDPQSLTPYSQTATTLTFNTPVTTGDNIYGVWNTTYNWSSYITFGLQFSVSGTNPNLPASVYFYDTNYNVINTYSLTTNGVGSTQTVVPLTLFAAGTGNLSAVAGFQLNWDGGGTVNATFTNVVAVPEPSTWALLAGGLMTIVVLRLHHTRGTA; from the coding sequence ATGAAGTCCGCCAAGATTGCCCTCGCCTTCCTTCTTGCTTTCGCTTGCGTGAGTTCCGCCCAGGTTTTGGTATCCCTTGGCTCGAGTGGATTTACCGTCGACCCACAGTCGTTAACACCTTATTCCCAAACTGCAACGACGCTCACATTTAATACCCCGGTCACGACCGGAGATAATATATACGGGGTATGGAACACGACCTATAATTGGTCGTCTTACATAACGTTTGGATTACAGTTTAGTGTCTCTGGCACCAATCCCAATCTACCAGCTTCCGTATATTTCTACGATACGAACTACAACGTCATCAATACTTACAGCTTAACAACGAACGGCGTAGGATCCACTCAAACAGTGGTCCCCTTGACTCTGTTTGCTGCTGGCACGGGAAATCTGAGTGCTGTTGCCGGGTTCCAGCTTAATTGGGACGGCGGCGGCACAGTTAACGCCACCTTCACGAACGTCGTCGCCGTTCCGGAACCTTCGACCTGGGCTTTGCTCGCTGGCGGGCTGATGACCATTGTCGTACTCCGTCTGCACCACACCCGGGGCACCGCCTGA